In bacterium YEK0313, one genomic interval encodes:
- the trxA_1 gene encoding Thioredoxin-1 → MGAVSATTDATFENDVIKAQAPVVVDFWAPWCGPCRMIAPALDAISTELGDKVKIVKVNVDENPKIASNYGIMSIPTLMIFKDGKLVDRKTGASPQAALKQWITTHA, encoded by the coding sequence ATGGGTGCCGTTTCCGCCACCACAGATGCCACTTTCGAGAACGACGTCATCAAGGCCCAGGCGCCTGTCGTCGTCGATTTCTGGGCGCCGTGGTGCGGACCCTGCCGGATGATCGCTCCGGCGCTCGATGCCATCTCCACCGAACTCGGCGACAAGGTGAAGATCGTCAAGGTGAATGTCGACGAGAACCCGAAGATCGCCTCCAACTACGGCATCATGTCGATCCCGACCCTGATGATCTTCAAGGACGGCAAGCTGGTCGACCGCAAGACCGGCGCTTCGCCCCAGGCGGCGCTGAAGCAGTGGATCACCACCCACGCCTGA
- the ydcO gene encoding Inner membrane protein YdcO has translation MFPLALSTFTAGIIAPLVGYAGTVALIFAAAQAVGATPGQTISWLAAICLAKAIGSMALTWRYRMPIIMAWSTPGAALIAATGGAVTMPAAVGAFVVVALMIMATGLIRPLGDLVGRIPAGIASAMLAGVLFKFVADVALAVPGAPLLVLPLVAAFLVARLVHPASAMLVVVALGVGLTYALGLAGPLPGDLGLARLEWITPSFEAGALIGLGLPLYLVTMAAQNLPGFAVLRANGYHPPAGPVLTMTGLVSLFSAPFGAHTTNLAAITAAICAGPDAHPDKDKRWPGGIVYGVAFILLAAFVGPFVALFAAMPKALITTIAGLALAGALMGALSIAMAEDRTRFPAILTFATAASGVSVFGIGSAFWGLVIGLAALGVERLCRRFGIA, from the coding sequence ATGTTTCCGCTTGCGCTCTCCACTTTCACGGCCGGTATCATCGCCCCGCTCGTGGGCTATGCCGGCACGGTCGCGCTGATCTTCGCCGCCGCCCAGGCGGTGGGCGCGACGCCCGGCCAGACCATTTCGTGGCTCGCCGCCATCTGCCTCGCCAAGGCGATCGGCTCGATGGCGCTGACCTGGCGCTACAGGATGCCGATCATCATGGCCTGGTCGACGCCGGGGGCCGCCCTGATCGCCGCGACCGGCGGCGCGGTCACCATGCCGGCGGCGGTCGGCGCCTTCGTGGTGGTGGCATTGATGATCATGGCGACCGGCCTGATCCGTCCGCTCGGCGACCTCGTCGGGCGCATTCCGGCCGGCATCGCCTCGGCCATGCTCGCCGGCGTGCTGTTCAAATTCGTCGCCGATGTCGCGCTCGCGGTGCCCGGCGCGCCGCTCCTGGTGCTGCCTCTGGTGGCGGCCTTCCTCGTCGCCCGGCTGGTGCACCCGGCCAGCGCCATGCTGGTCGTGGTGGCGCTCGGCGTCGGGCTGACCTACGCGCTCGGGCTTGCCGGCCCGCTGCCCGGCGATCTCGGCCTTGCCCGGCTCGAATGGATCACGCCGAGCTTCGAAGCCGGTGCGCTGATCGGCCTCGGCCTGCCGCTCTATCTCGTCACCATGGCAGCCCAGAACCTGCCGGGTTTCGCGGTGCTGCGGGCCAATGGCTACCATCCGCCAGCGGGTCCGGTCCTGACCATGACCGGCCTGGTTTCGCTTTTTTCGGCACCGTTCGGCGCGCATACCACCAATCTTGCCGCCATCACCGCGGCGATCTGCGCCGGTCCCGACGCTCATCCCGACAAGGACAAGCGCTGGCCGGGCGGCATCGTCTACGGCGTCGCCTTCATCCTGCTCGCCGCCTTCGTCGGGCCCTTCGTCGCGCTGTTCGCCGCCATGCCCAAGGCGCTGATCACCACGATCGCCGGACTGGCGCTGGCCGGCGCGCTGATGGGTGCGCTGTCGATCGCCATGGCCGAGGACAGGACGCGCTTTCCGGCCATCCTCACCTTCGCCACGGCCGCCTCCGGCGTCTCCGTGTTCGGCATCGGCTCGGCCTTCTGGGGCCTCGTCATCGGCCTTGCGGCGCTCGGTGTCGAGCGGCTCTGCCGGCGCTTCGGCATCGCTTAA
- the grxC_1 gene encoding Glutaredoxin-3, which produces MPEIVIYTKDFCPYCHAAKALLARKGASFTEIDILQHPERRAEMIARSGGRTTVPQIFIGSRHIGGSDDIHALDEAGELDSLLAA; this is translated from the coding sequence ATGCCCGAAATCGTGATCTATACCAAGGATTTCTGCCCCTATTGCCATGCGGCCAAGGCGCTCTTGGCGCGCAAGGGGGCAAGCTTCACCGAAATCGACATCCTGCAGCACCCGGAACGGCGCGCCGAGATGATCGCCAGGTCCGGCGGACGCACCACCGTGCCGCAGATCTTCATCGGCTCCCGGCATATCGGCGGCTCCGACGACATCCATGCCCTGGATGAGGCGGGCGAGCTCGATTCCCTGCTGGCGGCCTGA
- the qorA_1 gene encoding Quinone oxidoreductase 1, which translates to MKAVVIEGFGDPAATIQIKDLPDPPAPAPGEVTVEMLVLNINPSDLLQIQGLYGVSKPPLPFIPGGEAVGRIAAVGDGVSGLAVGDIVSPMILNCWVERVNIKAHLAMKLPADIDLLQASMIKGNPATAEALLMDQVKLQPGDWLMQNAANSAVGTFLVKLAAERGINTLNIVRRDSAVEGVRKAGGTAVTADALDDARAFRKTARELTGGAPIRLALDAIGGGATAVLANALADGGTIVNYGLLSGEQCRIDAQHLIFRKVTLKGFWLIHWFTDAGRERVAATYASVARGMAAGTLTTPVAEVIPFEEARRAMAAAGEGGRAGKVLMVTKAYSG; encoded by the coding sequence ATGAAGGCCGTCGTCATCGAAGGGTTCGGCGATCCAGCCGCGACCATCCAGATCAAGGATCTCCCCGATCCGCCGGCGCCCGCGCCGGGCGAGGTGACGGTCGAGATGCTGGTGCTCAACATCAACCCCTCGGACCTCCTGCAGATCCAGGGGCTCTACGGCGTGTCGAAACCGCCGCTGCCCTTCATTCCCGGCGGCGAGGCGGTGGGCCGCATCGCGGCGGTCGGCGACGGCGTCAGCGGCCTTGCCGTCGGCGACATCGTCTCGCCGATGATCCTCAATTGCTGGGTCGAGCGGGTGAACATCAAGGCGCATCTCGCCATGAAGCTGCCTGCCGATATCGACCTCCTCCAGGCCTCCATGATCAAGGGCAATCCGGCCACCGCCGAAGCGCTGCTGATGGACCAGGTCAAGCTCCAGCCGGGTGACTGGCTGATGCAGAACGCCGCCAATTCCGCCGTCGGCACCTTCCTGGTGAAGCTCGCCGCCGAGCGCGGCATCAATACGCTCAACATCGTCCGGCGCGACAGCGCGGTCGAGGGTGTCCGCAAGGCGGGCGGCACGGCGGTGACCGCCGATGCGCTCGACGATGCCAGGGCCTTCCGCAAGACGGCGCGCGAGCTGACCGGCGGTGCGCCGATCAGGCTGGCGCTCGACGCGATCGGCGGCGGCGCCACCGCCGTTCTCGCCAATGCGCTGGCGGATGGCGGCACGATCGTCAATTACGGCCTTCTGTCCGGCGAGCAGTGCCGGATCGACGCCCAGCATCTGATCTTCCGGAAAGTGACGCTGAAGGGCTTCTGGCTCATCCACTGGTTCACCGATGCCGGCCGCGAGCGCGTCGCCGCGACCTATGCGAGCGTCGCCAGGGGCATGGCGGCGGGCACGCTGACGACGCCCGTCGCCGAGGTCATCCCGTTCGAGGAGGCCAGGCGTGCCATGGCAGCGGCCGGCGAAGGCGGCCGCGCCGGCAAGGTGCTGATGGTGACGAAAGCCTATTCCGGCTGA
- a CDS encoding 2-oxoglutaramate amidase — MSGTFTAACVQMRADIDVKASLEQSVGLIREAARSGAAYVQTPEMTNILQPDRPKFFEAIRPEAEDASLPVFQAEAMRLGIWLHIGSLAIKIGPAQAANRGYLISPDGEIVAAYDKIHMFDVNLASGQTYRESAAYAPGDRAVITDLPWAKLGVTICYDLRFPQLYRALAEAGAGVMAIPSSFTVPTGEAHWHVLMRARAIETGAFVIAAAQGGRHPSGRQTYGHSLIVDPWGRILAEADHDEPAVICADIDPAKVEETRGRIPSLANGRPFRLEAMP; from the coding sequence ATGAGCGGGACCTTCACCGCGGCCTGCGTGCAGATGCGGGCGGATATCGACGTCAAGGCAAGCCTCGAACAGTCCGTCGGGCTGATCCGCGAGGCGGCGCGGTCCGGCGCGGCCTATGTGCAGACGCCGGAAATGACCAATATCCTGCAGCCGGACCGGCCGAAATTCTTCGAGGCGATCCGGCCGGAGGCCGAAGACGCCTCGCTGCCGGTGTTCCAGGCCGAGGCCATGCGGCTCGGGATCTGGCTGCATATCGGCTCGCTGGCGATCAAGATCGGGCCGGCCCAGGCGGCCAATCGCGGCTATCTCATTTCGCCCGACGGCGAGATCGTCGCGGCCTATGACAAGATCCACATGTTCGACGTGAATCTCGCCAGCGGCCAGACCTATCGGGAATCGGCGGCCTATGCGCCCGGCGACCGGGCCGTGATCACGGATCTGCCTTGGGCGAAGCTCGGCGTGACCATCTGCTACGACCTGCGCTTTCCGCAGCTCTACCGCGCGCTCGCCGAGGCCGGCGCCGGCGTGATGGCGATCCCGTCCTCGTTCACCGTGCCGACCGGCGAGGCGCACTGGCATGTGCTGATGCGGGCGCGGGCGATCGAAACCGGCGCCTTCGTCATCGCCGCGGCCCAGGGCGGCCGGCATCCGAGCGGCCGCCAAACCTATGGCCATAGCCTGATCGTCGATCCCTGGGGTCGGATCCTGGCCGAGGCCGATCACGACGAGCCGGCGGTCATTTGCGCCGATATCGATCCTGCCAAGGTCGAGGAGACGCGCGGCCGGATTCCATCCCTTGCCAATGGCCGGCCGTTCCGGCTGGAGGCCATGCCATGA
- the ahcY gene encoding Adenosylhomocysteinase: MAATDYIVKDISLAGFGRKEIELAETEMPGLMAIRAEYGPKQPLKGARIAGSLHMTIQTAVLIETLKSLGADIRWVSCNIFSTQDHAAAAIAAAGIPVFAYKGETLTEYWDYTAKLFDWHGGGTPNMILDDGGDATMLVHYGLKAEQGDTAFLDKAESEEEVIFFALIKRLLAEKPKGWFAEVANAIKGVSEETTTGVHRLYKLAEQGKLLFPAINVNDSVTKSKFDNLYGCRESLVDAIRRGTDVMLAGKVAFVAGFGDVGKGSAASLRQAGARVIVSEVDPICALQASMEGYEVATIEDALPRADIYVTATGNKDIITVDHMRQMKDRAIVCNIGHFDNEIQVAGLKNFKWTNIKPQVDEIEFPAGNRIILLSEGRLVNLGNAMGHPSFVMSSSFSNQTLAQIELWANPGKYQKKVYTLPKVLDEKVAALHLAKLGVKLTKLRPEQADYIGVTPEGPFKPDHYRY, from the coding sequence ATGGCCGCCACCGACTATATCGTCAAAGACATTTCGCTCGCCGGCTTCGGCCGCAAGGAGATCGAGCTCGCCGAGACCGAGATGCCGGGCCTGATGGCGATCCGCGCCGAATATGGTCCGAAGCAGCCGCTGAAGGGCGCGCGCATCGCCGGCTCGCTGCACATGACCATCCAGACCGCCGTGCTGATCGAGACGCTCAAAAGCCTCGGCGCCGACATCCGCTGGGTGTCCTGCAACATCTTCTCGACCCAGGACCACGCCGCCGCGGCCATCGCCGCCGCCGGCATTCCGGTCTTCGCCTACAAGGGCGAGACGCTGACCGAGTACTGGGACTACACCGCCAAGCTGTTCGACTGGCACGGCGGCGGCACGCCCAACATGATCCTGGACGACGGCGGCGACGCCACCATGCTCGTCCATTACGGCCTGAAGGCCGAGCAGGGCGACACCGCCTTCCTCGACAAGGCCGAGTCGGAAGAAGAGGTGATCTTCTTCGCCCTGATCAAGCGCCTGCTCGCCGAGAAGCCGAAGGGCTGGTTCGCCGAGGTCGCCAACGCCATCAAGGGCGTGTCGGAAGAGACCACGACGGGCGTGCACCGCCTGTACAAGCTCGCCGAGCAGGGCAAGCTCTTGTTCCCGGCGATCAACGTCAACGACAGCGTCACCAAGTCGAAGTTCGACAATCTCTACGGCTGCCGCGAGTCGCTGGTCGACGCCATCCGCCGCGGCACCGACGTGATGCTGGCCGGCAAGGTCGCCTTCGTCGCCGGCTTCGGCGATGTCGGCAAGGGCTCGGCGGCTTCGCTGCGCCAGGCCGGCGCCCGCGTGATCGTCTCCGAGGTCGACCCGATCTGCGCCCTGCAGGCGTCGATGGAAGGCTATGAGGTGGCCACCATCGAGGACGCGCTGCCGCGCGCCGACATCTATGTCACCGCCACCGGCAACAAGGACATCATCACCGTCGATCACATGCGGCAGATGAAGGACCGGGCGATCGTCTGCAATATCGGCCACTTCGACAACGAGATTCAGGTCGCCGGCCTGAAGAACTTCAAGTGGACCAACATCAAGCCGCAGGTCGACGAGATCGAGTTCCCGGCCGGCAACCGCATCATCCTTCTGTCGGAAGGCCGCCTGGTCAATCTCGGCAATGCGATGGGCCACCCGTCCTTCGTGATGTCGTCGTCGTTCTCCAACCAGACGCTGGCGCAGATCGAGCTGTGGGCCAATCCCGGCAAGTACCAGAAGAAGGTCTATACCCTGCCGAAGGTGCTCGACGAGAAGGTCGCCGCCCTCCATCTCGCCAAGCTCGGCGTCAAGCTGACCAAGCTGCGCCCCGAGCAGGCGGACTATATCGGTGTCACGCCGGAAGGTCCGTTCAAGCCGGACCACTACCGCTATTGA
- the prs_1 gene encoding Ribose-phosphate pyrophosphokinase: MLDWLLPPLCLACRNPVGDHGALCSACWSKVDYIETPVCDRLGTPMPFDLGPGALSPAAIAHPPAFDRARAAFRFDTVGRALIHGLKYGDRLEIAPALAGWMARAGREILVDADALVPVPLHWSRLLRRRFNQAAELTRHLAGQTGIANEALVLKRRRRTLHQVGLTRAQRLDNVAGAFAIAPDRLGWVAGRRLVLVDDVLTTGATIEACARVLRRAGAARIDVLTAARVVDGPIAGHM, from the coding sequence ATGCTCGACTGGCTCCTGCCGCCGCTCTGCCTCGCCTGCCGCAACCCGGTCGGCGACCATGGCGCTCTCTGTTCCGCCTGCTGGTCCAAGGTCGACTATATCGAGACGCCCGTCTGCGATCGGCTGGGTACCCCCATGCCGTTCGATCTCGGGCCCGGCGCATTGTCGCCGGCGGCCATCGCCCATCCGCCGGCCTTCGACCGGGCGCGTGCCGCCTTCCGCTTCGACACGGTCGGGCGGGCGCTGATCCATGGCCTCAAATATGGCGACCGGCTGGAGATCGCGCCGGCGCTCGCCGGCTGGATGGCCCGGGCCGGCCGCGAGATCCTCGTCGATGCCGATGCGCTCGTTCCCGTGCCGCTGCACTGGAGCCGGCTGCTGCGCCGCCGGTTCAACCAGGCAGCCGAGCTCACCCGACATCTCGCGGGGCAAACCGGCATCGCCAACGAGGCGCTCGTCCTGAAGCGGCGGCGGCGGACGCTGCACCAGGTCGGCCTCACCCGCGCCCAGAGGCTGGACAATGTTGCCGGCGCCTTCGCCATCGCGCCCGACCGGCTCGGCTGGGTCGCCGGCAGGCGGCTCGTGCTGGTCGACGACGTCCTGACCACCGGGGCCACCATCGAGGCCTGCGCAAGGGTGCTGCGCCGGGCCGGCGCCGCGCGCATCGACGTCCTGACGGCGGCAAGGGTTGTGGATGGCCCGATCGCAGGCCATATGTGA